The Pseudoalteromonas translucida KMM 520 genome has a window encoding:
- a CDS encoding energy-coupling factor ABC transporter permease, which translates to MLSLPMQGLLWALVIAISLFSIDKATYKALYKVPIRQTGVLACALVFAVLWRIKAGILTGLDLHILGITAATLILGWRLTILSSVLATALLAAFGLIEFELLPVQLLIGAFIPILLSYLAFIVSYQYLPRHFFVYIFVCAFITAGFIACIKIALGALFYLAIGQYSWQQLADNYVYLSAIIWLPEAMLNGMAITIMITYRPHWVKTFYDKDYLGS; encoded by the coding sequence ATGCTTAGCCTCCCAATGCAAGGGCTACTTTGGGCCCTTGTAATCGCTATAAGCTTATTTAGTATTGATAAAGCGACCTATAAAGCACTCTACAAAGTACCCATACGCCAAACTGGGGTACTTGCATGTGCGCTGGTGTTTGCTGTTTTATGGCGCATTAAAGCAGGCATTTTAACGGGCCTTGATTTACATATTTTAGGTATTACTGCAGCTACACTTATTCTCGGTTGGCGTTTAACTATTTTAAGTAGTGTTCTGGCAACGGCGCTATTAGCCGCATTTGGTTTAATTGAGTTTGAGTTACTGCCAGTGCAATTGCTTATTGGCGCATTTATCCCTATTTTATTGAGCTACTTGGCTTTTATTGTTAGTTATCAGTATTTACCGCGCCACTTTTTTGTTTATATATTTGTATGTGCGTTTATTACGGCTGGGTTTATCGCCTGTATAAAAATAGCTTTAGGGGCATTATTTTATCTTGCTATTGGTCAGTATAGCTGGCAACAATTAGCAGATAATTACGTTTACTTAAGCGCTATTATTTGGCTGCCAGAGGCCATGTTAAACGGTATGGCTATTACAATTATGATCACTTATCGCCCACATTGGGTAAAAACTTTTTACGATAAGGACTACCTAGGCTCATGA
- the xthA gene encoding exodeoxyribonuclease III — protein sequence MKVISFNINGLRARLHQLQAIIDKHQPDIIGLQEIKVHDEAFPLEDVQKMGYHVYYHGQKAHYGVAMLCKKEPKSVFKGFATDTEESQKRMISVTVEQDNGRDLTVMNGYFPQGENINHETKFPYKRQFYKDLMTHLQTNHTPDEDVIVMGDINISPTSLDIGIGEVNAKRWLKTGKCSFQPIEREWLATLLNWGFKDTFREQNPETSDQYSWFDYRSKGFLDNRGLRIDVVLATHELAARCIDTGIDYELRGIEKPSDHAPIWSEFK from the coding sequence ATGAAAGTGATTTCTTTCAATATCAATGGTCTGCGTGCGCGTCTTCATCAATTACAAGCTATTATCGACAAACATCAACCCGATATTATTGGCCTACAAGAAATTAAAGTTCATGACGAAGCGTTCCCACTAGAAGATGTACAAAAAATGGGATATCACGTTTATTATCATGGCCAAAAAGCCCATTACGGCGTAGCTATGTTATGCAAAAAAGAACCTAAATCGGTATTTAAAGGTTTTGCCACTGATACTGAAGAATCACAAAAACGCATGATCAGTGTTACCGTAGAGCAAGACAATGGCCGTGATTTAACGGTAATGAATGGTTACTTCCCGCAAGGTGAAAACATTAATCACGAAACCAAGTTCCCATATAAACGTCAGTTTTATAAAGATTTAATGACTCACCTGCAAACAAATCATACTCCCGATGAAGACGTGATTGTAATGGGCGATATTAATATTTCACCTACCAGCCTAGATATAGGTATTGGCGAAGTAAATGCTAAACGTTGGTTAAAAACCGGTAAATGTTCTTTTCAACCAATAGAGCGTGAATGGCTGGCAACATTACTTAACTGGGGTTTTAAAGACACCTTTAGAGAGCAAAACCCAGAAACCAGCGATCAATACTCGTGGTTTGACTACCGCTCAAAAGGGTTTTTAGATAACCGAGGCCTGCGAATTGATGTTGTACTTGCAACACATGAGCTAGCCGCGCGTTGTATAGACACAGGTATAGATTACGAATTACGTGGCATCGAAAAGCCATCGGATCACGCCCCTATTTGGTCTGAATTTAAATAA
- a CDS encoding putative RNA methyltransferase, translating to MSLEYSCPLCSNSLIKTANMLRCENNHSFDFAKEGYVNLLPVQQKNSKQPGDSLEMVQARRAFLERNYYAFLQHELGQIISNIAANNIIDLGCGEGFYTQALANNTQATVYGVDISKAAVKYAAKRYSNCHFSVASISQAPFKSYFADVLVSVFAPLFTQELARLAKPGSTLVVASPGPQHLKELKEYIYSSVNEHTHIEVPAMFTQTSQTLITEQVTLNFSDVKNLIMMTPFAWKFRPEHWLALEGKGEHSVTLSFYITQFTRDKSVAVAHI from the coding sequence ATGAGTCTTGAATATAGCTGCCCACTGTGTAGCAACTCACTAATAAAAACAGCTAATATGCTTCGCTGTGAAAACAACCATAGTTTTGACTTTGCAAAAGAAGGCTATGTAAATTTATTGCCTGTACAGCAAAAAAACTCAAAACAACCTGGTGACTCATTAGAAATGGTGCAAGCTAGGCGCGCTTTTTTAGAGCGCAACTATTATGCTTTTTTACAGCACGAACTTGGCCAAATTATTAGTAATATAGCAGCTAATAATATTATTGATTTAGGGTGTGGTGAAGGGTTTTACACCCAAGCTTTAGCTAATAATACTCAAGCCACTGTGTACGGAGTTGATATATCGAAGGCGGCGGTAAAATATGCGGCAAAACGCTATAGCAATTGCCACTTTAGCGTGGCATCCATTAGCCAAGCACCTTTTAAAAGCTACTTTGCCGATGTATTGGTCAGTGTATTCGCACCATTATTTACTCAAGAACTAGCAAGACTTGCTAAACCCGGTTCAACTCTCGTAGTGGCAAGCCCCGGACCTCAGCATTTAAAAGAGTTAAAAGAGTATATTTACTCAAGTGTTAATGAACATACACACATAGAAGTACCTGCAATGTTTACACAAACGTCGCAAACACTCATCACAGAGCAAGTAACCTTGAACTTTAGTGACGTTAAAAACTTAATAATGATGACACCATTCGCGTGGAAGTTCAGACCCGAGCACTGGCTAGCGCTCGAAGGAAAAGGTGAGCACAGTGTCACCTTATCGTTTTATATTACACAATTTACAAGAGACAAAAGCGTAGCTGTTGCGCATATATAA
- the yfbV gene encoding terminus macrodomain insulation protein YfbV — translation MQKSVMSQVQIGRVYAKKWPMRKELAPLFAEFKVIKATELAITVMPILAMLTLFFQLNYLGSDFLPQAIASALFFISLPLQGLLWLGKRAQTELEPAMQRWYNELYAKMVANGYQAQRSEKKPRYLELEELLNDMFDKMDKTFTKEQF, via the coding sequence ATGCAAAAAAGTGTGATGTCGCAAGTACAAATAGGGCGTGTGTACGCTAAAAAATGGCCAATGCGAAAAGAATTAGCCCCTTTGTTTGCTGAGTTTAAAGTAATAAAGGCGACAGAGTTGGCGATTACGGTAATGCCAATATTAGCCATGCTAACGTTATTTTTTCAGTTAAATTATCTTGGCTCTGACTTTTTACCGCAAGCAATTGCAAGCGCGCTTTTTTTTATATCGCTCCCTTTACAAGGTTTGTTATGGTTAGGAAAACGAGCGCAAACCGAGTTAGAGCCTGCTATGCAACGTTGGTATAACGAGCTTTATGCTAAAATGGTGGCTAATGGCTATCAAGCACAGCGCAGCGAAAAAAAGCCCCGTTACTTGGAGCTTGAAGAATTACTTAACGATATGTTTGATAAAATGGACAAAACGTTCACTAAAGAGCAATTTTAA